Genomic window (Ureibacillus composti):
TGAAAATCCTAAAAATATTGAACGATTAATATTAACAGCTTCAGGTGGTTCATTCCGTGATAAAACGAGAGAAGAACTAGTACATGTAACAGTGAAAGATGCGCTAAATCATCCGAACTGGTCAATGGGTGCAAAAATTACAATTGACTCTGCAACGATGATGAATAAAGGGTTAGAAGTAATTGAAGCACATGTTTTATTTGATATGCCATTCGATAAAATTGATGTTTTATTACATAAAGAAAGTATTATTCACTCTTTAGTTGAGTATCATGATACAAGTGTGATTGCTCAACTTGGTACACCAGATATGCGTGTGCCTATTCAATATGCTTTGAGCTACCCAGATCGCTTACCACTACATAATGGTCATCGATTAAACTTAGCACAAATTGGACAACTCCATTTTAAAGAGGTTGATTTTGATCGTTTCCGTGCTTTAGCTCTTGCTTATGAAGCAGGACGTACAGGCGGTTCGATTTTAACAGCCATGAATGCAGCAAACGAAGCAGCAGTTGCATTATTTTTACAAGAAAAAATTACATTCTTACAAATTGAAGAAATCATCGAGAACATCATGCATAGCCACAACAATGTTCAAACACCAGATTTAGAAACAATCTTAGCTGTAGATAGCGAAACAAGAAAAAAGGTAGTGAGCATGGTAAAATAAACTGAGCAGTGACAGCAAAACTTGCTCTAAAGGTGGGATTTTATGCAAACGGTAATAGCATTTATCATCATATTCGGATCACTCGTATTCTTCCATGAGCTTGGGCACTTTATCTTTGCAAAACGAGCTGGCATTATGGTTCGTGAATTTGCAATTGGTTTCGGTCCGAAAATTTTCGGTATGACAAAAGGTGAAACGTTATATACAATTCGATTATTACCATTAGGTGGATATGTTCGCATGGCGGGAGAAGATATGGATTCCGTCGAATTACAGCCTGGTTACCGTGTCGGATTAGTTTTAAACAGTGATAATGTAGTTGAAAAAGTCTATTTAAACCAAAATGTTCAACACCCAAATATTTTATTTATGGAAGTAGAACGTGCAGATTTAGAAAAGGGTCTAT
Coding sequences:
- the dxr gene encoding 1-deoxy-D-xylulose-5-phosphate reductoisomerase, with protein sequence MKKISLLGATGSVGLQTVDILLSHQESFKLVAFSAGRNIEKTREIINQLQPELVSVQDEKDALELKKDYPNIHFTFGTNGLVEVATHQDSTVLVNAVLGSVGLESTLAAIRMGKTIAIANKETLVTAGHLVMAEAEKYNAPILPVDSEHSAIYQSMNGENPKNIERLILTASGGSFRDKTREELVHVTVKDALNHPNWSMGAKITIDSATMMNKGLEVIEAHVLFDMPFDKIDVLLHKESIIHSLVEYHDTSVIAQLGTPDMRVPIQYALSYPDRLPLHNGHRLNLAQIGQLHFKEVDFDRFRALALAYEAGRTGGSILTAMNAANEAAVALFLQEKITFLQIEEIIENIMHSHNNVQTPDLETILAVDSETRKKVVSMVK